Proteins encoded together in one Nitrospinaceae bacterium window:
- the trmFO gene encoding methylenetetrahydrofolate--tRNA-(uracil(54)-C(5))-methyltransferase (FADH(2)-oxidizing) TrmFO, translating to MTTKLIVIGAGLAGSEAAWQAAERGIEVELTEMRPKVTTPAHHTEGFAELVCSNSLRSNALENASGLLKEEMRRANSLILKCADESRVPAGIALAVDRELFSKKVTDSIENHPKITVRREEVSSLDDSQTTIIATGPLTSPALSAEIARLTQGKYLYFYDAISPILNADSIDMTTAFLGSRYGKGIEDGGQGDYINIGLSEEEYSEFHSDLLEGDKVPLREFEKAIFFEGCLPLEEMAQRGKETLAFGPLKPVGIEHPDTGETYHAVIQLRREDLTGEYYSMVGFQTRLKYPEQKRIFQKLPALQKVGFLRYGSLHRNTYLNSPRLIRNTLQIKRYSNIFVAGQLTGVEGYLESAATGLLAGVYAASTLNGEPIVEAPATTSLGALTKHITSANPKNFQPTNINFGLYPPFEKRVPKSERKKRIADRALKDMTPWCESVKP from the coding sequence TTGACAACTAAACTCATTGTAATCGGAGCCGGATTGGCGGGCTCAGAGGCAGCATGGCAAGCAGCAGAGCGCGGCATCGAAGTTGAACTCACGGAGATGCGCCCCAAAGTAACGACGCCGGCACATCACACCGAGGGCTTCGCCGAGCTCGTCTGCTCAAATTCCCTTCGCTCGAACGCCCTGGAAAATGCCTCCGGGCTTCTCAAAGAGGAAATGCGCCGGGCCAATTCACTCATTCTAAAATGCGCCGATGAGTCCCGCGTGCCCGCCGGCATCGCCCTTGCCGTCGATCGTGAACTCTTCAGTAAAAAAGTAACGGACAGTATTGAAAATCACCCAAAAATAACCGTTCGACGCGAAGAGGTTTCCTCTCTCGACGATTCCCAGACAACAATAATCGCTACCGGCCCCCTAACCAGCCCCGCCCTCTCGGCTGAAATTGCACGGCTCACCCAGGGGAAATATCTTTATTTTTATGACGCCATATCTCCCATTCTAAATGCCGACAGCATCGATATGACCACCGCGTTTCTGGGCTCACGCTATGGCAAAGGCATAGAAGATGGCGGGCAGGGCGACTACATCAATATCGGCCTAAGCGAGGAGGAATACAGCGAATTTCATTCCGACCTTTTAGAGGGCGATAAAGTCCCGTTGCGTGAATTTGAGAAAGCCATTTTCTTTGAAGGTTGCCTTCCCCTTGAAGAGATGGCCCAACGCGGCAAAGAAACACTTGCCTTTGGGCCCTTGAAGCCCGTTGGGATCGAGCATCCCGATACCGGCGAAACGTACCATGCCGTCATTCAACTGCGCCGCGAGGATTTAACCGGCGAGTATTACTCGATGGTCGGCTTTCAGACACGCCTGAAATACCCGGAACAAAAACGTATTTTCCAAAAGCTTCCCGCACTCCAAAAAGTAGGGTTTCTTCGCTACGGCAGCCTGCACCGCAATACCTATCTCAACTCTCCAAGGCTGATTCGAAACACCCTTCAGATAAAACGCTATTCAAATATTTTCGTCGCTGGACAACTTACCGGCGTCGAGGGATATCTCGAATCTGCCGCAACGGGCCTTCTCGCCGGCGTCTACGCCGCCTCGACGTTGAACGGAGAGCCTATCGTAGAGGCACCGGCCACCACCTCTCTCGGCGCCCTGACCAAACACATCACCTCGGCGAATCCAAAAAACTTCCAGCCCACGAATATTAATTTCGGCCTATACCCGCCCTTTGAAAAGCGCGTACCCAAGAGCGAGAGAAAAAAACGCATTGCCGATCGCGCGCTAAAGGATATGACGCCGTGGTGCGAGAGCGTGAAACCATAA
- the topA gene encoding type I DNA topoisomerase, which yields MVKKTTKKKTAKKKSTAPKNVIKKGARRKAAAKKVGTAKSTKKTAATKLLIVESPTKVKTIKKFLSSDFEIIASKGHVRDLLKTGERKMGIDVHGDFQGEYGEIPTKKKAISELRNAARVAKEIYLAPDPDREGEAIAWHIQELLKEGGHSDEMYRVSFNEITPRAVRESLAHPRLIDQKKVDAQETRRKLDRIVGFKLSGEILWNKVAFGLSAGRVQSVALRLISEREAEIQAFVPKEYWTIAAFMEKTGAQPGFEAKLHRINGEEPEIPNEARALELTKIIESAALKITKVERKERRRRPPTPFITSTLQQECSTKLRYGAKRTMSLAQSLYEGVNLGRERGNVGLITYMRTDSRRLAPEAIDMARKHITQHYGAPYLPESPPVYKAAENAQDAHEAVRPTDSSLTPALIKDRLKPEQLAVYTLIWQRFMASQMTPAVYDQTSVDIMADDLLLRASGSILKFPGFLKVYQDDTPESQNGDGEAASNSSGRDRLLPPLENNDPITLVASENTSTGVLPEQHFTQPRPRYTEAALVKELEEDGVGRPSTYASILDTLEKRRYVTLERKNRQFTPTSLGLEVNKMIVQGFPEEIDVKFTAKVENDLDDIENGNQAWLPILKTFYEQFDKKIQEAKTTLPNLKTQTEEIGRECPECQNPLVKKFSRNGWFISCSNYPDCKHSESLVPEGEDAETDEEIAQIEEKAPPCEDCGEPMRAKRGPYGLYLCCSVSPKEHKTRKLDASGQVVQPPESTGIACATKDCKGELVSRNSRRTGKKFYGCNQFPKCKYVIWDFPIEQECPTCSHPHLTVKTTKKNGTQLVCPTNSCDYAIEATPALAAQAANANGAETVKVEKETV from the coding sequence ATGGTAAAGAAAACAACTAAAAAGAAAACGGCCAAGAAAAAGAGCACGGCTCCCAAGAATGTCATCAAAAAAGGAGCCAGAAGAAAAGCCGCCGCCAAGAAAGTGGGCACCGCGAAATCCACGAAAAAAACTGCGGCCACAAAACTGCTGATTGTCGAGTCACCCACGAAAGTAAAAACAATCAAGAAGTTTTTGAGCTCTGACTTTGAGATAATCGCCTCAAAGGGCCATGTGCGCGACTTGCTGAAAACAGGCGAGCGCAAGATGGGAATCGATGTCCACGGAGATTTTCAGGGCGAGTACGGGGAAATACCCACCAAGAAAAAAGCCATCAGTGAACTGCGCAACGCGGCCAGGGTCGCCAAGGAAATTTATCTGGCCCCTGATCCGGATCGCGAGGGCGAGGCCATCGCCTGGCATATACAGGAGTTGCTCAAGGAGGGAGGCCATAGCGATGAGATGTACCGGGTTTCCTTTAATGAAATAACCCCGCGCGCCGTTCGAGAATCCCTGGCCCACCCCCGTCTTATCGATCAAAAAAAGGTTGATGCCCAGGAAACCCGCCGCAAGCTAGATAGAATAGTGGGCTTCAAACTCTCAGGGGAGATTTTGTGGAACAAGGTCGCCTTCGGGCTCAGTGCCGGCCGGGTTCAATCGGTCGCCCTCCGCCTGATATCAGAGCGCGAGGCGGAGATACAGGCGTTTGTTCCAAAAGAATATTGGACCATTGCCGCATTCATGGAAAAAACAGGCGCCCAGCCAGGATTCGAGGCGAAACTGCATCGCATCAATGGTGAGGAGCCAGAGATTCCCAACGAAGCCCGCGCCCTTGAACTCACGAAAATTATCGAGAGCGCCGCTTTAAAGATCACGAAGGTCGAGCGCAAGGAGCGCCGCAGAAGGCCCCCTACCCCGTTCATCACCAGCACCCTGCAGCAAGAGTGCTCAACAAAATTGCGTTACGGCGCCAAGCGAACCATGTCCCTCGCGCAGTCTCTCTATGAGGGCGTGAACCTTGGTCGAGAGCGCGGAAATGTCGGTTTAATCACCTACATGCGCACCGACTCAAGGCGGCTTGCACCCGAGGCCATTGATATGGCGAGAAAACACATCACCCAACACTATGGCGCGCCATATCTTCCCGAGAGCCCCCCAGTTTATAAGGCAGCGGAAAATGCCCAGGATGCGCATGAGGCCGTGCGCCCCACGGATTCGAGCCTCACGCCTGCCCTTATTAAAGACCGCTTGAAGCCAGAGCAATTGGCCGTCTACACCCTCATATGGCAGCGCTTCATGGCCAGCCAGATGACACCAGCCGTATACGATCAGACGAGCGTCGATATCATGGCCGATGATTTACTTCTCCGGGCATCCGGCTCCATCTTGAAATTTCCTGGATTCCTCAAAGTTTATCAAGACGACACCCCCGAATCCCAAAACGGGGATGGCGAGGCCGCGAGCAACTCCTCTGGCCGGGATCGGCTGCTGCCGCCACTTGAGAATAATGACCCAATAACCCTCGTGGCCTCGGAGAACACCAGCACCGGCGTGCTCCCCGAGCAGCATTTCACCCAGCCGCGCCCGCGCTACACCGAGGCGGCGCTCGTCAAAGAACTTGAAGAAGACGGTGTGGGTCGCCCCAGCACCTATGCCTCCATTCTTGATACGCTGGAAAAACGCAGATATGTCACGCTGGAGCGAAAGAACCGCCAATTCACGCCCACATCGCTGGGCCTTGAAGTCAACAAAATGATTGTCCAAGGTTTCCCGGAAGAAATCGATGTAAAATTCACCGCCAAGGTGGAAAACGATCTCGACGACATTGAGAATGGCAATCAGGCATGGCTTCCAATTCTCAAAACTTTTTATGAGCAATTCGATAAAAAAATTCAGGAGGCAAAAACCACCCTTCCGAACTTAAAAACGCAGACCGAGGAGATTGGGCGCGAGTGCCCCGAGTGCCAAAATCCTCTCGTTAAAAAATTCAGCCGCAACGGATGGTTTATCTCATGCTCTAACTATCCTGACTGCAAGCACTCAGAGAGCCTGGTGCCCGAGGGCGAGGACGCCGAAACGGACGAAGAGATTGCCCAGATTGAGGAAAAAGCGCCTCCTTGTGAGGACTGCGGCGAGCCCATGCGGGCCAAACGAGGCCCCTACGGGCTCTACCTATGCTGCTCGGTATCACCCAAGGAGCATAAAACCAGAAAGCTTGATGCCTCGGGCCAGGTGGTACAGCCGCCCGAATCAACAGGCATCGCTTGCGCCACTAAAGATTGCAAGGGCGAGCTCGTATCGCGTAATTCCCGAAGGACGGGGAAAAAATTCTACGGCTGCAACCAGTTTCCCAAGTGTAAATATGTCATATGGGATTTCCCCATCGAGCAAGAATGCCCAACCTGCTCGCACCCCCATCTCACGGTCAAAACCACGAAGAAAAATGGCACACAACTTGTCTGCCCCACTAATTCGTGCGATTACGCTATCGAAGCTACCCCCGCCCTTGCCGCTCAGGCTGCCAATGCAAATGGCGCCGAAACAGTCAAAGTAGAAAAGGAAACAGTTTGA
- a CDS encoding tyrosine recombinase XerC, translating into MVRERETITSISAAIDKFKAYLRDERNASEHTIRAYMNDLTDFCDFLANWSGKTLSPDEVDPVAIRSYLGDLYRRGLQATTVNRRLSTIRSMYRFLRREGYTAADPASETPSLKTPHQLPTYLPVDDASRLMDLPDINTQEGKRDKAILELLYGSGLRVGELVALNDEDANIPERLVRVQGKGRKERIIPLTRKAVAAIEECLSSRASMKTTSDKGKHRDEGHPLFQNNRGNRLSTGDIRKILRHYEKKGGFSYHFTPHSLRHSAATHLLEDGADLRSIQELLGHSSISTTQRYTQVDFAHLQAVYDDSHPRAHTAKAGQTDKKRLSRKTK; encoded by the coding sequence GTGGTGCGAGAGCGTGAAACCATAACAAGCATTAGCGCCGCCATCGACAAATTCAAGGCCTACCTGCGAGACGAGCGTAACGCATCGGAACATACCATCCGCGCCTACATGAACGACCTCACCGACTTTTGCGACTTCCTCGCCAATTGGTCGGGAAAAACACTATCGCCTGACGAAGTGGACCCTGTCGCCATCAGATCGTATCTGGGCGATCTCTACCGGCGAGGCCTCCAGGCGACAACGGTAAACCGCCGCTTGTCCACCATACGAAGCATGTATCGATTTCTTCGCAGAGAAGGATATACAGCGGCCGATCCGGCGTCTGAAACACCGTCTCTAAAAACCCCTCACCAGCTTCCAACATACCTGCCGGTGGATGACGCATCGCGACTCATGGATCTTCCGGACATTAATACCCAAGAGGGTAAACGGGACAAAGCCATTTTGGAGCTTCTCTATGGCTCAGGGCTTCGCGTGGGAGAGTTGGTCGCCCTGAACGATGAGGACGCTAATATTCCAGAGCGTCTCGTTAGGGTCCAGGGAAAAGGAAGAAAGGAAAGAATCATTCCGTTAACGCGAAAAGCGGTGGCGGCGATTGAAGAGTGTCTTTCCAGCAGAGCGTCCATGAAGACGACATCAGACAAAGGAAAGCATCGAGACGAGGGGCACCCGCTTTTTCAAAACAACCGGGGCAACAGGCTATCAACGGGTGATATCCGAAAGATTCTGCGCCACTATGAAAAAAAAGGCGGCTTCTCCTACCATTTCACCCCGCATTCACTTCGCCACAGCGCCGCAACACATCTTCTCGAAGATGGCGCCGACCTCCGTTCAATACAAGAGTTATTGGGGCACTCAAGTATTTCCACCACCCAACGCTATACCCAGGTGGACTTTGCCCATCTACAGGCTGTATACGATGACAGTCACCCGCGCGCGCATACGGCAAAGGCTGGCCAGACAGATAAAAAACGCCTTTCGAGGAAAACAAAATAA